One Luteibacter sp. 9135 DNA segment encodes these proteins:
- a CDS encoding response regulator codes for MANILIIDDSPTDVRVFTTLLEKAGFSVSSVENAEAGIERIRANKPDLVIMDVIMPGMNGFQATRTLSRDPTTADVPVVMITTKSMETDRVWGLRQGAKAFITKPVNEKELLSTIAGLLPGTTH; via the coding sequence GTGGCAAATATCCTGATCATCGACGACTCGCCCACCGATGTCCGCGTGTTCACCACGCTGCTCGAGAAGGCGGGTTTTTCCGTTTCCAGCGTTGAAAACGCCGAGGCCGGCATAGAGCGCATTCGCGCGAACAAGCCCGACCTGGTCATCATGGATGTCATCATGCCCGGCATGAACGGCTTCCAGGCGACGCGAACGCTGAGCCGCGACCCGACCACGGCGGACGTTCCCGTGGTGATGATCACCACCAAGTCGATGGAAACCGACCGGGTATGGGGTCTGCGCCAGGGTGCGAAGGCCTTCATCACCAAGCCGGTGAACGAGAAGGAGCTGCTCTCGACCATCGCCGGCCTGCTCCCCGGCACGACACACTGA
- the pilG gene encoding twitching motility response regulator PilG, with the protein MVIDDSKTIRRTAETLLKKEGCDVLTAVDGFEALAKISDQKPNIIFVDIMMPRLDGYQTCALIKNNAQFRGTPVVMLSSKDGLFDKARGRIVGADQYLTKPFTRDELLGAIHRYATAS; encoded by the coding sequence ATGGTCATCGACGATTCCAAAACCATCCGGCGCACGGCGGAAACGCTGTTGAAGAAGGAAGGCTGCGACGTACTCACCGCCGTCGACGGCTTCGAGGCGCTGGCGAAGATATCCGACCAGAAGCCGAACATTATTTTCGTCGACATCATGATGCCGCGCCTGGACGGCTACCAGACCTGCGCCCTGATCAAGAACAACGCCCAGTTCCGGGGTACACCGGTGGTCATGCTTTCCTCCAAGGACGGTCTGTTCGACAAGGCGCGCGGCCGCATCGTGGGCGCTGACCAGTACCTCACCAAGCCTTTCACCCGCGACGAGCTGCTCGGCGCGATTCACCGTTATGCGACGGCGAGCTGA
- the gshB gene encoding glutathione synthase, producing the protein MSLTVAVLMDPIRAIKIAKDSTFAMLLEASRRGHALFYMEQGDLALRDGEAWARLRPLSVKDDPADWFTLGDAAWRPLGEIDIVLARKDPPVDAQFVYDTMVLERAQRAGTRVVNDPRSLRDCNEKLFALDFPQCIAPTLVSRDRGDLKAFVATHGEAVLKPLDGMGGRGIFRVRAGDSNLNSMLETLLGEGGHDFVIAQKYIPEITAGDKRILLIDGEPVPYALARIPQGDEFRGNLAAGGRGEGVPLSERDRWIAAQVAPELRRRGLRFVGLDVIGSYLTEINVTSPTCIRELDAQFGLNIAGLMFDAIEDR; encoded by the coding sequence ATGTCGCTCACCGTCGCCGTCCTCATGGACCCGATCCGCGCCATCAAGATCGCCAAGGATTCCACGTTCGCCATGCTGCTGGAGGCGTCGCGCCGTGGCCATGCCCTTTTCTACATGGAGCAGGGCGACCTGGCGCTGCGCGACGGCGAGGCCTGGGCCCGCCTGCGCCCGCTGTCCGTGAAGGACGACCCGGCAGACTGGTTCACCCTCGGTGACGCCGCCTGGCGGCCGCTCGGCGAGATCGATATCGTGCTGGCCCGCAAGGACCCTCCTGTCGATGCCCAGTTCGTCTACGACACCATGGTGCTGGAGCGCGCCCAGCGTGCGGGCACCCGAGTGGTCAACGACCCGCGCAGCCTGCGCGATTGCAACGAGAAACTGTTCGCCCTGGACTTCCCCCAGTGCATCGCGCCCACGCTGGTCTCGCGCGACCGAGGCGACCTGAAGGCCTTCGTGGCCACGCATGGCGAGGCGGTACTCAAGCCGCTGGACGGCATGGGCGGTCGCGGCATCTTCCGCGTGCGCGCGGGCGACAGCAACCTCAATTCCATGCTGGAGACGCTGCTCGGCGAGGGCGGGCACGACTTCGTGATCGCCCAGAAATACATTCCCGAGATCACCGCCGGCGACAAGCGCATCCTGCTGATCGACGGCGAGCCCGTGCCCTATGCACTGGCCCGCATCCCCCAAGGCGACGAATTTCGCGGCAACCTGGCCGCCGGCGGCCGGGGCGAGGGCGTGCCGCTCTCCGAGCGCGACCGATGGATCGCCGCCCAGGTAGCCCCCGAACTGCGTCGCCGTGGCCTGCGCTTCGTCGGCCTGGATGTCATCGGCTCGTACCTGACTGAGATCAACGTCACCTCGCCTACCTGTATCCGCGAACTGGACGCCCAGTTCGGGCTCAACATCGCCGGGCTGATGTTCGACGCCATCGAGGACCGATGA
- a CDS encoding energy transducer TonB, with amino-acid sequence MTTRTTGTDLIGATLLFSLLLHGVIILGVTFDAEKPKPSVATLDVTLVDVANQEPPDKADFLAQANNAGGGDKDKAARPSEPVSGPLPTPNRGVTPEPKDAQAPAPQDRTPAPLLTTSGETAFAVDTSRQQSEHAPSPLPVSDEDVQRKLEMARLSAEVREQSQAYAKRPKKKFISSNTREYVYAAYMKGWVGRVERVGNLNYPDEARRQGLYGELVLTVGLNRDGSIKSMDVIKSSGHLLLDDAAMRIVRLAAPFPALPADKTKVDELYITRTWQFLPGNVLRNY; translated from the coding sequence ATGACGACCCGCACTACCGGCACCGACCTGATCGGGGCCACCCTGCTGTTTTCCCTGCTGCTGCATGGGGTGATCATCCTCGGCGTCACCTTCGACGCGGAGAAGCCGAAGCCCAGCGTAGCCACGCTGGATGTCACCCTCGTGGACGTGGCCAACCAGGAACCGCCGGACAAGGCCGACTTCCTGGCCCAGGCCAACAACGCGGGTGGCGGCGACAAGGACAAGGCGGCCCGGCCCTCCGAACCCGTTTCCGGCCCGTTGCCGACGCCGAACCGCGGCGTCACCCCCGAGCCGAAGGATGCCCAGGCACCGGCGCCGCAGGATCGTACGCCCGCACCATTGTTGACGACCTCCGGCGAAACGGCCTTCGCCGTCGACACCAGCCGGCAGCAGAGCGAACACGCGCCCAGCCCCCTGCCGGTGTCCGACGAGGACGTGCAGCGCAAGCTGGAAATGGCGCGGCTGTCCGCCGAGGTCCGCGAGCAGTCGCAGGCCTACGCCAAGCGGCCCAAGAAGAAATTCATTTCCTCCAACACGCGCGAGTACGTCTACGCTGCCTACATGAAGGGCTGGGTCGGCCGCGTGGAGCGCGTGGGCAACCTCAACTACCCCGACGAAGCCCGCCGCCAGGGGCTGTACGGCGAGCTGGTGCTCACCGTGGGCCTCAACCGCGACGGCTCGATCAAGAGCATGGACGTGATCAAGAGTTCAGGACACCTGCTGCTGGACGATGCCGCCATGCGCATCGTCCGCCTCGCGGCTCCCTTCCCCGCCCTGCCCGCGGACAAGACGAAGGTGGACGAGCTCTACATCACCCGCACCTGGCAGTTCCTTCCGGGCAACGTGCTGAGAAATTACTAG
- a CDS encoding YqgE/AlgH family protein → MTIATTFAGQFLIAMPSLAEPPFARGVAFLCQHGEDGAVGLLINQMSEYRLGDVLAQMKLECDDPEIADYPVLIGGPVQQERGFVLHREPGHWDSSYRVNDDWSVTTSRDILVAMAKGEGPRRALVTLGYAGWEAGQLEQEVMDNAWLTTRADERIVFDTPLDERWVAAARQLGMQDPSQLTGYAGHA, encoded by the coding sequence ATGACGATCGCCACTACATTCGCGGGTCAATTCCTCATCGCGATGCCCTCCCTCGCCGAGCCGCCGTTCGCGCGCGGCGTCGCCTTTCTGTGCCAGCACGGGGAAGACGGCGCGGTCGGCCTGCTGATCAACCAGATGTCCGAGTACCGCCTGGGCGATGTCCTCGCCCAGATGAAGCTGGAATGCGACGACCCGGAGATCGCCGACTACCCGGTACTCATCGGTGGCCCCGTCCAGCAGGAGCGCGGCTTCGTCCTGCATCGCGAGCCGGGGCACTGGGATTCCAGCTACCGCGTGAACGACGACTGGTCGGTCACCACCTCGCGCGACATCCTCGTGGCCATGGCCAAGGGGGAAGGCCCCCGCCGCGCCCTCGTCACGCTGGGTTATGCCGGCTGGGAAGCCGGCCAGCTCGAGCAGGAAGTGATGGACAACGCATGGCTGACCACGCGGGCGGACGAACGCATCGTCTTCGACACGCCCCTGGACGAACGCTGGGTCGCCGCCGCCCGCCAGTTGGGCATGCAGGATCCCTCCCAGTTGACCGGCTACGCCGGCCACGCGTGA
- the ruvX gene encoding Holliday junction resolvase RuvX: MSCLFGFDVGTKIVGVAVGNRLTGTARGIAALPVRDGEPDWQALDNLRREWLPEALIVGLPLDNDGKEQPMTRKARRFAERIGQRYDLPVIFADERMSSQEAARRFAAGRAAGTRKRSDVRSIDAEAAAVILESYLLLP; encoded by the coding sequence ATGAGCTGCCTGTTCGGTTTCGATGTCGGTACGAAGATCGTCGGCGTCGCCGTCGGCAACCGCCTCACCGGCACGGCCCGCGGCATCGCGGCGCTGCCGGTGCGCGACGGCGAACCCGACTGGCAGGCGCTGGACAACCTTCGCCGCGAATGGCTGCCGGAGGCCCTCATCGTCGGCCTGCCACTGGACAACGATGGCAAAGAGCAACCGATGACGCGCAAGGCGCGCCGCTTCGCGGAGCGCATCGGCCAGCGCTACGACCTGCCGGTCATCTTCGCCGACGAACGCATGAGTTCGCAGGAGGCCGCGCGCCGCTTCGCCGCCGGGCGAGCCGCGGGCACGCGCAAGCGTTCGGATGTCCGCTCGATCGACGCCGAGGCCGCCGCTGTCATCCTCGAGTCCTACCTGCTGCTGCCATGA
- a CDS encoding aspartate carbamoyltransferase catalytic subunit, with translation MSQRLRHLTTLENLPRETIERLLDRANSMREATAHGTRHLGLLDGRTVLNLFFEPSTRTRTSFELAARRLGADVVNFDIGLSSTTKGEELFDTLHTLEAMHLDTIIVRHKVSGTPDELVRHAMSGVAVVNAGDGNRAHPTQGLLDALTIRNHHPDFRKLRLVICGDVRHSRVARSDIHAFAALGAKDIRIVGPSSLMPPEGELSGVSYVEDFDEAIEGAHAVIMLRLQKERMAATDLPDEAAYFERFGLDTRRLARAAKGCLVMHPGPINRGIEIAPDVADGAQSRILEQVGNGVFVRMAVLAEVMGR, from the coding sequence ATGTCACAACGTCTGCGCCACCTGACCACCCTCGAGAACCTGCCACGCGAGACGATCGAGCGCCTGCTCGACCGCGCCAACAGCATGCGCGAAGCCACGGCGCACGGTACGCGCCACCTGGGGCTGCTCGATGGCCGAACGGTGCTGAACCTGTTCTTCGAGCCCTCCACGCGCACGCGCACCTCGTTCGAACTGGCGGCCCGCCGGCTGGGTGCCGACGTCGTCAACTTCGACATCGGCCTTTCCTCGACCACCAAGGGCGAGGAACTGTTCGACACGCTGCACACGCTGGAAGCGATGCACCTGGACACCATCATCGTTCGGCACAAGGTGTCCGGCACCCCCGATGAGCTGGTGCGCCACGCCATGAGCGGCGTGGCGGTGGTCAACGCCGGCGACGGCAACCGCGCGCATCCCACCCAGGGCCTGCTGGATGCGCTCACCATCCGTAACCACCATCCGGATTTCCGCAAGCTGCGCCTGGTCATCTGCGGCGACGTGCGCCATTCCCGCGTCGCGCGCTCGGACATCCACGCCTTTGCCGCGCTGGGCGCGAAGGACATCCGCATCGTCGGGCCGTCCTCGCTCATGCCGCCCGAAGGCGAATTGTCGGGCGTCAGCTATGTCGAGGATTTCGACGAGGCGATCGAAGGCGCCCACGCCGTGATCATGCTGCGCCTGCAGAAGGAGCGCATGGCCGCCACCGACCTTCCTGACGAGGCCGCCTATTTCGAGCGGTTCGGCCTCGACACCCGGCGCCTCGCGCGCGCCGCCAAGGGCTGCCTGGTCATGCATCCCGGCCCGATCAACCGAGGTATCGAGATCGCCCCGGACGTCGCCGACGGCGCCCAGTCGCGTATCCTCGAGCAGGTGGGCAACGGGGTGTTCGTGCGCATGGCCGTGCTCGCCGAGGTCATGGGGCGCTGA
- a CDS encoding BON domain-containing protein — MNHSNLRKALFAAALVAGLGTVPFAQVNAQDSAAAMSKGDNQTVAGKADDTWITTKVKSEFAANKMVKATDISVSTTEGVVTLTGSVATAKEKSHAVAIAKKIKGVKSVDASGVTVSAAAAASN, encoded by the coding sequence ATGAACCATTCCAACCTCCGCAAGGCCCTGTTCGCCGCCGCCCTCGTTGCCGGTCTCGGCACGGTCCCGTTCGCCCAGGTGAATGCACAGGACTCCGCGGCCGCCATGAGCAAGGGCGACAACCAGACGGTTGCCGGCAAGGCTGACGACACCTGGATCACCACCAAGGTGAAGTCCGAGTTCGCTGCCAACAAGATGGTCAAGGCGACCGATATCTCGGTCAGCACCACCGAAGGCGTCGTTACCCTGACCGGCTCGGTCGCTACTGCCAAGGAAAAGAGCCACGCTGTCGCGATTGCCAAGAAGATCAAGGGCGTGAAGAGCGTGGACGCCAG